Proteins encoded by one window of Kiritimatiellia bacterium:
- a CDS encoding RNA methyltransferase: MNRTPEDRLITSPQNEKIKEAVGLRRRAYRDELALLIVEGERELALALENNRRPVRLFYCRDFFAGRGEDALINRCRAAGAEIISCPPRVFAKMAYRDKPDGLLAVAPQAQIGLDDLKLSPFPLLVVAQAIEKPGNLGTIFRSADAAGADAVIVCDRCTDVNNPNALRASVGAVFTVPAAEASSQNAVRWLRAKKIQILAASPHAELEYTQADFRRGTAVVVGEEHRGLSALWMQAAERQVRIPMRGRIDSLNVAAAATILLFEAARQRSAAGISKR, from the coding sequence ATGAACCGCACCCCTGAAGACCGGCTCATCACCAGCCCGCAGAATGAGAAAATCAAGGAGGCGGTCGGACTGCGCCGGCGCGCATACCGCGACGAGCTTGCCCTTTTGATCGTGGAAGGCGAACGCGAGTTGGCGCTGGCCCTGGAAAACAATCGCCGCCCGGTGAGGCTTTTTTACTGCCGCGATTTTTTTGCGGGGCGCGGGGAAGATGCGCTCATCAACCGGTGCCGCGCCGCCGGCGCGGAAATAATCTCGTGCCCGCCGCGGGTCTTCGCCAAAATGGCCTACCGCGACAAACCGGACGGATTGCTGGCGGTGGCGCCCCAGGCGCAAATCGGGCTGGATGATTTGAAACTTTCGCCTTTCCCGCTCCTGGTTGTGGCCCAGGCGATAGAGAAGCCCGGCAATCTCGGCACCATTTTTCGTTCGGCCGACGCCGCCGGAGCCGATGCGGTCATTGTCTGCGACCGCTGCACGGATGTGAATAATCCCAACGCGTTGCGCGCCAGCGTCGGCGCCGTTTTTACCGTGCCGGCGGCGGAAGCCTCATCGCAGAATGCGGTCAGATGGCTGCGCGCTAAAAAAATTCAGATTCTGGCGGCGAGCCCCCATGCCGAGCTTGAGTATACGCAGGCCGATTTTCGCCGCGGCACGGCCGTTGTGGTCGGCGAGGAGCACCGGGGTTTAAGCGCATTATGGATGCAGGCCGCCGAACGGCAGGTGCGCATTCCCATGCGCGGCAGGATTGACTCGCTGAACGTGGCCGCCGCGGCGACCATTCTTCTTTTTGAAGCCGCCCGCCAGAGGAGCGCGGCCGGGATCAGTAAGCGTTGA
- a CDS encoding prepilin-type N-terminal cleavage/methylation domain-containing protein → MTRHATYTGRQQASFTLPEVMISALIIVIVLGALLSAFVSARRSNALAQNYLMAQQIARSEAERLLTNSYSAIGGSTAVVANTMLAGCRMIRSVAETNLRKNVVITLEWIAPSSSKREALTNYITICNPN, encoded by the coding sequence ATGACCAGGCATGCAACATATACCGGACGGCAACAGGCGTCGTTTACCCTGCCGGAAGTCATGATTTCCGCGCTGATAATCGTGATCGTGCTGGGCGCCCTGCTTTCCGCCTTTGTCAGCGCCAGACGCAGCAACGCCCTGGCGCAGAACTATCTCATGGCCCAGCAGATCGCCCGCAGCGAAGCCGAGCGGCTCCTGACAAATTCATATTCCGCCATCGGCGGCTCCACCGCCGTTGTGGCCAATACGATGCTTGCCGGTTGCCGGATGATCCGCTCCGTGGCTGAAACCAATTTGCGCAAGAATGTCGTGATCACCCTTGAATGGATTGCGCCGTCTTCCTCCAAACGGGAGGCATTGACTAATTATATCACTATTTGCAATCCGAACTGA
- a CDS encoding prepilin-type N-terminal cleavage/methylation domain-containing protein, with product MNKTYCQRGFTLLETMITVLLFGLVMAGIVEVFIMCNKFWHVTSLSMETEQMANLAVSRIINGYGTNMGIRGAASMELQTNVYGHPIPFLSSYKYWETGESPPAAADTAHYAHMGCAFGSDGSWRLIFSNSFDGVHCIDYNIRMRNILFCPDTNQTSAARQNRTLICNYVSAASVIPNADGSAEIRFTVEKRDGMFLASNQASLFITERN from the coding sequence ATGAATAAAACTTATTGCCAGCGTGGTTTCACCCTCCTGGAAACCATGATCACCGTGCTCTTGTTCGGGCTGGTGATGGCGGGGATCGTGGAGGTGTTTATAATGTGCAACAAATTTTGGCATGTTACCTCTCTCAGCATGGAAACCGAACAAATGGCCAACCTGGCCGTTTCAAGGATAATTAACGGGTACGGCACGAACATGGGCATCCGGGGAGCGGCGAGCATGGAATTGCAGACAAACGTTTACGGCCATCCTATTCCATTCTTAAGCAGTTATAAATACTGGGAAACGGGCGAAAGCCCGCCCGCGGCGGCCGATACGGCACATTATGCGCACATGGGTTGCGCATTCGGTTCCGACGGCAGCTGGCGGCTGATTTTCTCCAATTCTTTTGACGGGGTTCATTGCATTGATTATAATATCAGAATGAGAAATATCCTTTTCTGTCCCGACACCAACCAGACCTCCGCGGCCAGGCAGAATAGAACATTAATTTGCAATTATGTTTCCGCCGCGAGCGTTATCCCCAACGCCGACGGCTCGGCGGAAATCCGGTTCACGGTTGAGAAACGGGATGGCATGTTTCTTGCCAGCAATCAGGCCAGCCTGTTTATCACCGAACGAAATTAG
- a CDS encoding prepilin-type N-terminal cleavage/methylation domain-containing protein — protein MKNLDLSRERHKCKNGQKTLCLCAYVPSAFLSAFTLLEIMIAMAIFGLVAAGTISVYIMCNKIWHTTALSMQMTRESSLALSRLVYGVGPDSGLRSAGMAVVSNISGGGWRLTISNLYTGISYAGYNSQQSNIYFPDTNSVICRNVSASSVTTNADGAVRVQLTVVKRDGLFAASNTVGTLVKMRNKP, from the coding sequence ATGAAAAATTTAGATTTATCAAGAGAAAGGCATAAATGCAAGAATGGGCAGAAGACTCTGTGCCTTTGTGCCTATGTGCCTTCTGCCTTTCTTTCCGCCTTCACCCTCCTGGAAATTATGATTGCCATGGCGATTTTTGGGTTGGTGGCGGCGGGCACGATAAGCGTTTATATCATGTGCAACAAGATATGGCACACCACCGCGCTCAGCATGCAGATGACGCGGGAAAGCAGTCTGGCCCTTTCCCGCCTGGTTTACGGGGTCGGGCCCGACAGCGGACTGCGGTCGGCAGGCATGGCGGTGGTCAGCAATATTTCCGGCGGCGGCTGGCGATTGACAATCTCCAACTTGTACACGGGAATCAGTTACGCGGGATACAACAGCCAGCAGAGCAACATTTATTTTCCGGACACCAATTCGGTGATCTGCCGGAATGTTTCCGCGTCCTCGGTAACAACCAATGCTGACGGGGCGGTGCGCGTTCAATTGACGGTCGTCAAACGCGACGGCCTGTTTGCCGCCAGCAACACGGTCGGCACTCTGGTGAAAATGAGGAATAAACCATGA
- a CDS encoding isoprenyl transferase, producing the protein MKNLTQEKGEIPAHVAIIMDGNGRWARQRGLPRIEGHRAGAQSVQAVLRACAQAGVRYLTLYAFSTENWRRPRREIAGLMSLLAQFMNENEPELHKSRIRLRTIGRLTDLPPAVQFALDRVSKATGNYKEHQLILALSYGARDEITQAVRAIARKVKCGEMDPAKIDEAAISRHLFTADIPDPDLLIRTSGEMRLSNFLLWQVSYAELYMTETLWPDFRENDFFAALEAYGRRKRRFGGLAGKSRP; encoded by the coding sequence ATGAAGAATTTAACACAGGAAAAAGGCGAAATCCCGGCGCATGTCGCAATTATTATGGACGGCAACGGACGGTGGGCCCGGCAACGCGGCCTGCCGCGCATTGAGGGGCACCGCGCCGGAGCGCAGTCAGTCCAGGCCGTTCTGCGCGCCTGCGCTCAAGCGGGCGTGCGCTACCTCACTCTTTACGCCTTCAGCACCGAAAACTGGCGCAGGCCCAGACGTGAAATCGCGGGGCTCATGAGCCTCCTCGCGCAATTTATGAACGAAAACGAGCCGGAACTGCACAAGAGCCGCATACGGTTGAGAACCATCGGCCGCCTGACCGATCTGCCGCCGGCGGTTCAATTTGCGCTGGATCGCGTCTCAAAAGCCACCGGCAACTACAAAGAGCATCAGCTGATTTTAGCCCTCAGTTACGGCGCGCGCGATGAAATCACCCAGGCCGTGCGCGCCATCGCCCGGAAAGTTAAATGCGGCGAAATGGACCCCGCAAAAATTGACGAAGCCGCAATCAGCCGCCATCTTTTCACGGCCGACATCCCGGACCCGGACCTGCTGATCCGCACCAGCGGGGAAATGCGTTTAAGCAATTTCCTGCTCTGGCAGGTCTCTTACGCCGAATTATATATGACCGAAACGCTCTGGCCTGACTTCCGCGAAAACGATTTTTTTGCGGCCCTGGAGGCTTATGGCCGCCGGAAACGCCGGTTCGGCGGCCTGGCCGGAAAAAGCCGCCCATGA
- a CDS encoding CDP-archaeol synthase — protein sequence MTMPNINKRIYSGLILAGVFALIILRAPLFLVCPTLMAIAAVAMLEFYFIIGQTGVPIFRNLGVACGMVLIGVSFCVHVFYNGARAAECELAVLCGSFAAVCIRQFPQKLNSRPINTIAGTLLGILYVPFLFNFFTKLGLSWGQNHFFSGAELTGRLLCGYLIVVVKSADVGAFLVGSRFGKHKLFPRLSPRKTWEGFLGGLLSGLAVSLMLFLICEGRFGHKTMNLADALLLGILLPLCGMIGDLIESLLKRAGGAKDTGAYIPGMGGLLDVLDSLLVSVPLFYFYVLWFLPSTT from the coding sequence ATGACGATGCCCAACATCAACAAACGGATTTACAGCGGTTTGATCCTGGCCGGCGTATTCGCGCTGATCATCCTGCGCGCCCCCCTCTTTCTTGTCTGCCCCACGCTGATGGCAATAGCCGCCGTCGCCATGCTGGAATTTTATTTCATTATCGGCCAGACCGGCGTGCCGATTTTCAGGAACCTCGGCGTCGCCTGCGGCATGGTTTTGATCGGGGTTTCGTTTTGTGTCCATGTCTTTTACAACGGCGCGCGGGCGGCCGAATGCGAGTTGGCCGTTCTCTGCGGATCATTCGCGGCGGTCTGTATCCGCCAGTTCCCCCAGAAACTAAACAGCCGGCCCATAAACACCATCGCCGGCACGCTGCTCGGCATCTTGTACGTGCCGTTCCTTTTTAATTTCTTCACCAAACTCGGATTGTCCTGGGGGCAAAACCATTTCTTCAGCGGCGCGGAATTGACCGGCCGGCTATTGTGCGGTTATCTAATCGTGGTCGTTAAAAGCGCCGATGTCGGCGCTTTCCTGGTCGGCAGCCGGTTTGGAAAACACAAATTGTTTCCCCGCCTTTCGCCGCGCAAAACATGGGAAGGTTTTTTGGGCGGCTTGTTGTCCGGGCTGGCCGTCAGCTTGATGCTGTTTCTGATATGCGAGGGCCGCTTCGGCCATAAAACAATGAATCTTGCCGACGCGTTGCTCCTTGGAATTCTGCTTCCCTTGTGCGGAATGATCGGCGACCTGATTGAATCCCTCTTGAAACGCGCCGGGGGCGCCAAGGATACGGGCGCTTACATTCCCGGCATGGGCGGCCTGCTGGACGTGCTTGACAGCCTGCTGGTCTCCGTGCCCCTCTTTTATTTTTATGTCCTCTGGTTCCTGCCTTCAACAACGTGA
- a CDS encoding 1-deoxy-D-xylulose-5-phosphate reductoisomerase, whose translation MKTSRTQSAPPRKKIVLLGSTGSIGENVLRVAERFPGRFQIVGLAAQHRAERLFQQAQKFNVKQLGISDPGTAQRHTARAPAGAALWCGAESLEKLAALPEADVVVAAVVGMAGLKPVLTALRAGKNVALATKEVLVAAGAHVLQARAQSGAAILPVDSEHSAIFQCLQGHPAPHVRRIILTASGGPFANRPAVDFEKVSVADVLKHPRWNMGKKVTVDSATMMNKGLEIMEAHWLFNIALDRIEVLIHPESIVHSLVEFVDGAMLAQLSAADMRFAIQYALTYPDRLDGRLPKLNLAEPGSFHFALPDEKRFPCLALARRAASEGGTMPAVLNAANEVAVRDFLQGRIKFSGIWRIVETVMGKHRNNKNPSLDEIILADQWAREQAKRLMDA comes from the coding sequence ATGAAAACTTCCCGGACACAATCCGCGCCGCCGCGCAAAAAAATAGTGCTCCTCGGCAGCACCGGCTCCATCGGTGAAAACGTCCTGCGGGTGGCGGAAAGGTTTCCCGGCCGGTTTCAAATTGTCGGCCTGGCCGCCCAGCACCGGGCGGAACGCCTCTTTCAACAGGCGCAGAAATTCAACGTCAAACAACTCGGCATCTCCGATCCCGGGACGGCGCAAAGACACACCGCCCGCGCGCCGGCGGGAGCGGCCTTGTGGTGCGGCGCGGAGAGCCTGGAAAAGCTCGCCGCCCTCCCCGAAGCCGACGTTGTGGTGGCGGCCGTGGTCGGCATGGCGGGCCTGAAACCCGTCCTGACGGCCCTGCGCGCCGGCAAAAACGTCGCGCTGGCCACCAAGGAGGTGCTGGTGGCGGCCGGGGCCCATGTCCTTCAGGCGCGCGCGCAAAGCGGCGCCGCAATCCTGCCGGTTGACAGCGAACACAGCGCCATTTTTCAATGCCTGCAGGGGCACCCCGCGCCGCATGTGCGCCGGATTATCCTGACGGCTTCCGGCGGCCCCTTCGCCAACCGCCCCGCAGTTGATTTTGAGAAAGTCTCCGTCGCGGACGTCCTTAAACATCCGCGCTGGAACATGGGCAAAAAGGTGACGGTTGATTCCGCCACCATGATGAATAAAGGCCTGGAAATAATGGAGGCGCACTGGCTTTTCAACATCGCGCTGGACCGGATTGAAGTTCTGATTCATCCGGAAAGCATTGTGCATTCGCTGGTGGAATTTGTTGACGGCGCCATGCTCGCCCAACTCAGCGCCGCGGATATGCGTTTCGCCATTCAGTACGCCCTCACTTATCCCGACCGGCTTGACGGCCGGCTGCCGAAGCTCAACCTGGCCGAGCCGGGTTCGTTTCACTTTGCCCTGCCGGATGAAAAGCGTTTCCCCTGCCTGGCATTGGCCCGCCGGGCGGCCAGCGAGGGCGGCACGATGCCGGCCGTGTTAAACGCGGCCAACGAGGTGGCGGTGCGCGATTTCCTGCAGGGCAGGATAAAATTTTCCGGAATATGGCGGATCGTGGAAACAGTGATGGGCAAACACCGCAACAATAAAAACCCCTCTCTGGACGAGATCATCCTGGCCGATCAATGGGCCCGGGAGCAGGCAAAAAGGCTGATGGATGCATAG
- the rseP gene encoding RIP metalloprotease RseP yields MDHITIISFVYIVAAVAVLFGLCIFVHELGHFAAAKALGMVIDVFSIGFGPAIWKKKIGNVLFKIGIFPIGGYVALPQMDPTAGDASLSKDKTAGGNAGPAEPARQLPRAAPWKKIIVAVAGAAGNMLLAYLIAWVVFIAGKPSMPAERCAVVGFVETNSEAYAQGMRLGDEILAVNNRAVQNWQEVIQENARYERVEILLKTASGEQTLALRTEKNALGFRMVPGIREITLCKVMSVESGSSAAAAGIQSGDLIRKLDGAEVLSIDHLIALVSARAGETVPVSVERNGVEHVMNVTPRLDPELNRARIGIRFDPAATDSDRVVHIPPGAQIKSHSLVILRVLRSLLTPGEAKATSQALGGPLMIVYMLQEMVKKGIIIALWFTCLLNVNLAILNLFPLPVLDGGHVFFSLLEIIIRRPVPPKAVLFLNQVFFGLLILAIVLITGRDIKRLYKIRLLSKPPAPAEQQAVTNPASPPAVSDDGEN; encoded by the coding sequence ATGGACCATATCACGATTATCTCTTTCGTTTACATTGTCGCCGCCGTGGCTGTCCTCTTCGGTCTCTGCATCTTTGTGCACGAGCTGGGTCATTTCGCCGCCGCCAAAGCGCTCGGCATGGTGATTGACGTTTTCTCAATCGGCTTCGGACCGGCAATCTGGAAAAAGAAAATCGGCAATGTGCTCTTTAAAATCGGCATTTTTCCGATCGGCGGTTACGTGGCTTTGCCGCAGATGGACCCGACCGCCGGCGACGCTTCCCTCTCAAAAGACAAAACCGCCGGCGGCAACGCCGGGCCGGCAGAGCCGGCCAGGCAACTGCCTCGCGCCGCGCCCTGGAAAAAAATAATCGTCGCCGTTGCGGGGGCCGCCGGCAACATGCTCCTGGCCTACCTCATCGCCTGGGTGGTTTTCATCGCCGGCAAGCCCTCCATGCCGGCGGAAAGGTGCGCTGTGGTGGGATTCGTGGAAACCAACTCGGAAGCTTACGCGCAGGGCATGCGTCTCGGCGATGAAATCCTGGCCGTCAACAACCGGGCCGTGCAGAACTGGCAGGAGGTCATCCAGGAAAACGCCCGCTATGAGCGGGTTGAAATCCTGCTCAAAACCGCTTCCGGCGAACAAACGCTTGCTCTGCGAACCGAGAAAAACGCGCTTGGATTCAGGATGGTCCCCGGGATACGCGAGATCACGCTCTGTAAGGTTATGAGCGTTGAATCCGGCTCAAGCGCCGCCGCCGCCGGCATTCAGAGCGGGGACCTCATCAGGAAACTGGACGGGGCGGAAGTATTGAGCATTGACCACCTGATTGCGCTCGTTTCCGCCCGCGCCGGCGAGACCGTGCCGGTTTCCGTGGAACGCAACGGCGTTGAACACGTCATGAATGTTACGCCGCGCCTGGACCCGGAGCTCAATCGGGCCCGGATCGGAATCCGTTTTGATCCTGCCGCGACCGACTCCGACCGGGTGGTGCACATCCCGCCGGGCGCCCAGATCAAAAGCCATTCGCTCGTGATCCTCCGCGTCCTGCGTTCCCTGCTGACCCCGGGGGAAGCCAAAGCCACATCACAGGCCCTGGGCGGCCCCTTAATGATCGTTTATATGCTCCAGGAAATGGTCAAAAAAGGCATTATTATCGCGCTCTGGTTCACCTGCCTTTTGAACGTCAACCTGGCCATCCTGAACCTGTTTCCTTTGCCGGTGCTGGACGGCGGGCACGTGTTTTTTTCCCTGCTGGAAATCATCATCCGGCGGCCCGTGCCTCCCAAAGCGGTGCTTTTCCTGAACCAGGTCTTTTTCGGCCTGCTCATCCTGGCAATCGTCCTGATAACCGGCCGCGATATCAAACGGCTTTATAAGATCCGCCTCTTGTCCAAACCGCCGGCGCCGGCCGAACAGCAAGCGGTTACCAACCCCGCCAGCCCGCCGGCGGTATCCGATGATGGCGAAAATTGA
- the ispG gene encoding flavodoxin-dependent (E)-4-hydroxy-3-methylbut-2-enyl-diphosphate synthase, translating to MRSGKSQNSALRIKRHPTRKIFAGATAIGGGAPVSVQTMTKTPTRNAKATIRQILELEKIGCDIIRVAVPDMASARAIPAIRRAIHIPLIADIHFDHRLALAAIAGGVDALRINPGNIGSRAKIKEIVRAALEKNLPIRVGVNSGSLEKNILARHGAAGAKALVESALAHVKLLEDLGQRAIKISVKASDAVRTVEACRLLSKATDYPLHLGVTEAGTLLCGAVRSSTALGILLAEGIGDTIRVSLADNPANEVRAGLEILRSLGLRTNGLRVIACPTCGRAQMNVLQLARRVEEKLEKLERESPRIKTWPVVAVMGCLVNGPGEAREADIALVCGNNKVFLYIAGARTAVLNARSAPAAVADQTLAFCARAARLRENNR from the coding sequence ATGCGATCAGGAAAAAGTCAGAACTCGGCGCTGCGGATCAAACGCCACCCTACGCGCAAGATATTCGCGGGCGCAACGGCGATCGGCGGCGGCGCGCCGGTATCGGTCCAGACCATGACCAAGACGCCGACGCGCAACGCCAAGGCCACCATCAGACAAATTCTTGAGCTGGAAAAAATAGGCTGCGATATTATCCGGGTGGCCGTGCCCGATATGGCGAGCGCGCGCGCCATCCCCGCAATCCGACGCGCCATCCATATTCCGCTCATCGCCGATATTCACTTTGACCACCGGCTGGCGCTGGCCGCCATCGCCGGCGGGGTTGACGCCCTGCGCATCAATCCCGGCAACATCGGCTCAAGGGCAAAAATCAAAGAAATCGTGCGGGCCGCCCTGGAAAAAAATCTTCCCATCAGGGTCGGCGTCAATTCCGGTTCGCTGGAAAAAAACATCCTCGCCAGGCACGGCGCGGCTGGCGCCAAAGCCCTCGTGGAAAGCGCTCTTGCGCACGTGAAGCTCCTGGAAGACCTCGGCCAGCGCGCGATCAAAATTTCAGTCAAGGCGTCCGACGCCGTCCGCACGGTGGAAGCCTGCCGCCTGCTTTCCAAAGCGACCGATTACCCCCTGCACCTGGGCGTAACCGAAGCCGGCACGCTGCTTTGCGGCGCGGTGCGTTCCAGCACGGCGCTGGGCATCTTGCTGGCCGAAGGCATCGGCGACACCATCCGCGTGTCGCTGGCGGACAACCCGGCGAATGAAGTGCGCGCCGGTCTGGAAATTCTGCGCTCGCTCGGATTGCGGACGAATGGCCTGCGGGTAATCGCCTGCCCGACCTGCGGCCGCGCGCAGATGAACGTTCTTCAACTTGCGCGCCGCGTGGAAGAAAAACTGGAAAAACTGGAGCGGGAAAGTCCACGGATAAAAACCTGGCCCGTAGTGGCGGTGATGGGGTGCTTGGTGAACGGCCCCGGCGAGGCGCGCGAAGCCGATATTGCCCTTGTTTGCGGCAACAACAAGGTGTTTTTGTATATCGCCGGCGCCAGAACCGCGGTCCTGAACGCGCGCTCAGCCCCCGCGGCGGTCGCCGACCAGACGCTCGCTTTCTGCGCGCGCGCCGCCCGACTGCGCGAGAACAACCGCTGA
- the infC gene encoding translation initiation factor IF-3, whose product MLKGEYCRRRRFGLRRKKNNKQKEVVIRTSVRVNNRIRVPQVRCISASGEMLGVISTSEALKTAFAAGLDLVEISPAANPPVCRIMNFGKFKYEESRKEKMARKQQSATAVKEVKFHANVEEHDYQTKLRHIHEFLQKGHRIKTSLVFRGRENEHRDLGFELFKRLIKDCDPFGIPEFQPKLFGNNLVLLLRPQSGVKKPENSSGPAVSPPARP is encoded by the coding sequence ATGCTGAAGGGTGAATATTGCCGCCGGAGGCGTTTTGGCCTCCGGCGAAAAAAAAACAATAAACAAAAGGAGGTTGTCATTCGCACATCAGTCAGGGTCAACAACCGCATCCGGGTCCCGCAGGTCCGTTGCATATCCGCCAGCGGCGAAATGCTCGGCGTGATATCCACCTCGGAAGCGCTGAAAACTGCCTTTGCCGCCGGCCTGGATCTGGTGGAAATATCGCCCGCGGCCAATCCGCCGGTCTGCCGGATCATGAACTTCGGCAAATTCAAATACGAGGAAAGCCGGAAGGAAAAAATGGCGCGCAAACAGCAGTCCGCCACGGCGGTGAAGGAAGTAAAATTTCATGCCAATGTTGAAGAGCATGATTACCAGACCAAACTCAGGCACATTCATGAATTCCTGCAGAAGGGACACCGCATCAAAACTTCGCTGGTATTCCGCGGCCGTGAAAACGAGCACCGCGACCTGGGTTTTGAGCTTTTCAAGCGCCTGATCAAGGATTGCGATCCGTTCGGAATTCCCGAATTCCAGCCGAAATTGTTCGGCAACAACCTGGTGCTTCTGCTGCGGCCCCAGAGCGGAGTCAAAAAGCCGGAAAACTCTTCCGGTCCGGCTGTATCTCCGCCGGCGCGGCCCTGA